The DNA region tagtgataacaataataataataataaaaataattaaaataataataatagtaataacaataataataataataataataataataataataataatgataatattaataataatagtagtaatagtaatggtaatagcaacagtattaatagtatcaaaaatattaacaataataatagtgataataatgataatgataataataataataataataataatatagataatataaaaaaaacaataacaacgatattaataatatcgataattagaacaaaaccaacaataataataataataataataacaatagtaatggtagtaatagcaacaataatagtaataataaagcaaaaaatattGACCCATCACTGTAATACAAGATTCTCAATATCACAGTCTgataaacaaaatagtaataacagcctcccttttatatatatatatatatatatatatatatatattgtatatgtatatatatatgcatatatatacatattacatatatctatatctctctctatatatgtgtatatttacatatacatatacatatacttattacaaatatctatatctctctcgctcactctatatatatatacatatgcatatatatatatatatatatatatatatatatatagagagagagagagagagagagagagagagagagagagagagagagagagagagagagagagagagagatttcatatgtgtgtgtgtatgttcagtgAATATGAGAGTATTTTCATCGCGATTTCTGAGTTCAAGCATATGGGTCTCTCTTCGACCTTATTTTTCTACCTTGACGAGACCTTTTATggtatcttctatttcttttaattctctctaAAATTACTTCCAGTATTGTACTCTACGAGCAAGTTGATATTCCTGCTTGTCACTTAAGAGAATCCCCGGGATTGATGTTGTTCTTTCAAAAGGACTTCTATGATTAGAATTTATTTTGTCTCTGACCTTGGCTTTTCCACTTTACCCGATTtcgtatatttttgtacataaaaCGTGCATAAATACACCGGCACTGAATGTGAACTAGCTAATCTGTGTATCTTTTTTCATCTTGCATCTCAGGCGGGATCTGGACAGACGGAAATCAGCTTGTGGACCATGTCCCAAGGAATTCTATTACCTTTTTATGTTCCGGGTTCACTGCCATTTTGCTTGTGATGTTTAGTATCTTTGTATAACCtgaatacatatacaatgtgtgtatatgtgcggatatatatgaatagagtgtgtatgtgtgtatatatatatatatatgtatctatagtatatatacatatatatagtatatatatatacacatacatatatatacactcacatacatatgtgtatatatacatacacacacctatatatatgtatacgttttcgACGGGTTTTCTTCCCGTGTCTCTTAGGGATCGTCGGTGCGGATCACCTTCCTCTATTTTGTTTATCgcgtctttttcctttccctctattgCCTTAAGGTCTTTATTGATGCGATCTTCCCATCTTCTctgtgccctcccccccccccccccccccttcttctgtaAGGCCTTCatccttctaactctctctcctacttGCCCCTCGTCTCTCCTGACGACGTGTCCTAGCCATCTTAACCTCGTTCCTCTCAACTTACTACTCATTTCTTAAACCCCGATGTCCTTTCGCATCACTTCATTCCCTATTTTGTCCATCCTCGTCTCTCCTAGCGTGTACACGAACATACTCATCTCCGCTTCCTCCATTTTCactcctgtttctttctctccattcagtGCAACATCTCTGGCCTCACTACGGTTTTATACATCTTTCCCATAAGTTTAAGTGATATGTTTTTATTGCACAAGATGCCTGTTACTTTCTTCCATGCTCCGCAGCTTGCCTGAATCCTCTCCGCaacctccttctctatcccctccaTCCATCGTTACTGTTGAACCAAGATATTTAAAATCTATCACTCTGTCTAGCTTTTTGCCTTCCATCACTTAGCGCGCCATCCTAGGGTCTCCCATGAATAAGTACTGTTTCTTTCTGCTCACTCGCATAACCAGATCTTTCATAGCCGCTCtctactctttcactctctcctccacctcttctttcgtTCCACCACTCAACACATCATCGGCAAACATATCCCATGGAGATTCTTTCTGTACACTACCTGTTAAACAGTCTATCAAGATGGCAAACAGGAATGGGCCGAGTGCTGACCCTTGGTGTAGACCAACAGTAACTTGAAAATCATCTAAGGTTCCCGGAGTACATCACACCAAGGTCTTGCTGCTAAGGCATCCTGTATGAGACGATTGTACTTTTCAACCACCTTTTCATTCGTAAACAGTTCCAAACCTCCACTCTAGGTACCCTGTCGTGAGCCTTCTTTAAATCTATGAACACATAATCCAGCTCTTTCTGGCCTTTCCTGTACTTCTCTATCAGTTGCCGTTGCCGTCTTCAGAGTATGAGATGCCAATCTGATTCCTCTATAACTGCTACAATCCTGTATTCCCCCTTGTTCTGAAATATAAGGATCAATGTGTTGCTTCTTCATTCTTCTagcatctcttccttctccataacATTTGTGAACACCTCTCAAACAGTCGACCCCCGTGTTGCCTATGATTTTCCATGCCTTTCTTTGCATGTTGTCTGGACCTCCTGCTTTTCTAGACTTCATCTTTTGCAATGATTTTGCCACTCCCTCTACGGAGATCTGTTCCACATGTGTATCTCCTCTTGGTGGTACTGTTCTATCTACTCTCATTTTCCCTATTCATGAAATGTTCGAACTAaggtctccatctctcctttatctcctcgtcCTCTGTCAATATCTTCCACCTGCTTTGCTAGTACACATCCTGAGACTTTGTTTCTCTACTTCGCTACCCTTATTACTTTTCACAGAAAATCTTCCAGGTAGAGGTACAAATCGCTGAATGCTACATTTTTCGCTTTTGctacctctttcctttcttccttatttgctttttttgtaCCTGTCATTTGTTCCATCGCACCTATTCTCCATCTCCCATTTCCATGTTATCGCTTCCTGaatgttcttcctttttcctagCCCTCCCTGGTGTTTCACCCAGGACCTCCTTTGCCGTTTTCTCTGTTTGTTGAACTCAGCAACTCCCAAGGCCTATCCTCatgttgggagagagagtggggagagagagggcgagtttAATGACCTCACATAGCTCCTCACCGTAGGCCATAGATGACAATGACTGACTGCCTCTAGAGCAAGCAAATTCgactcttaataataatgataaaatacacacTTTTTCTATTTCCATGTGTCATATAGTTGTTGCGTAGCAGTGTGGACGGTAAAGCGTTGCACTGTTGCTTGTcagaatgatatatacataagccACATTTGGTAGAGTAGAAACTCCAACGCGTAGGACTTAATCCTCATAGATGCTAATTAgctggtgaatgcactgccaggcatagggcgagttggggaaaatctctctctctctctctctcaggggcgtCATTCCAGCTTTTGcttgaggaggggggtgggggaggctagCGCGCAACCAGTTTCTGGGGCGCTACAAGTTCTCcgagaatcgttttttttttttttaattactattctAGAAGCATTTTTAGGCTACgatctgagcccccccccccctcccccaagaaaaATATACGacctgctcccccctccctctctctgtctctctctctctctctctctctctctctctctctctctctctctctctctctctatctctctctctctcaggggctTCATTTCAGCTCTCTGTCTGcctcgtcagagagagagagagagagagagagagagagagagagagagagagagagagagagagagagagagagagagaaggagggagagaaggagagagacataaagagagggagagagagagaaagagagggagagagagagagaaagagagggagagaggtagagagaaagagagggggggagagagagagagagagagagagagagagagagagagagagagagagagtgagagagagagggaaggagggagagaaggagagagagataaagagagggagagagagagagaaagatatatatatatatatatatatagagagagagagatatagagggggaaagagagagagggagggggggggagagagagagagagagagagagagagagagagagagagagagagagagagagagagagagagagagagagagagagagagagagagaagagagagagagagagagagagagagagagagagagagaggggggagagagagaggggggggagagagagagagagagagagagagagagagagcgagagagaggaagagagagagagagagagagggagaggggggagagagagagagagagagagaggagatgagagagagagagagagagagagagagagacgagagagagagagagagagagagagtgtagagagagagagagagagagaggaaggggagagagagagagagagagagagagagagagagagagagtgagagtgagtgaggagagagagagagagagagagagagagagagagagagggggaaggagggagagaaggagggagagaaggagagagagataaagagagggagagagggagagagagagaaagagagaaagagagggagagaggtagagagaaagagagggagagaggtagagagaaagagagggagagaggtagagagaaagagagggagagagagagagagagagagagagaggggggggagagagagagagagagagagaggaggagagagagagggagagagagagaggagagagagagagagagaggagagagagggagagagagagaagagagagagagagtgagagagagaaagagagggagagagagagagagaaagagagggagagagagagagaaagagaggagagagagagagagagagaagggagagagagagggagagagaggagtgaagagaggagagagagagagagagagagagagagagagagagagagagagagagagagagagggtggggggagagtgagagagagaggggggagagagagagagagagagagagagagagagagagaggagagagagagagagagagagagagagagagagaggagagagagagggagagagagagggagagggagagggagagagagagagagagagagagagagagagagagagagagagaaagaggaggga from Penaeus chinensis breed Huanghai No. 1 chromosome 31, ASM1920278v2, whole genome shotgun sequence includes:
- the LOC125042005 gene encoding uncharacterized protein LOC125042005, whose translation is MRVDRTVPPRGDTHVEQISVEGVAKSLQKMKSRKAGGPDNMQRKAWKIIGNTGVDCLRGVHKCYGEGRDARRMKKQHIDPYISEQGGIQDCSSYRGIRLASHTLKTATATDREVQERPERAGLCVHRFKEGSRQDDFQVTVGLHQGSALGPFLFAILIDCLTGSVQKESPWDIEARDVALNGEKETGVKMEEAEMSMFVYTLGETRMDKIGNEVMRKDIGV